CTCACTCAGTAATTGTTGAGGAATGAAACTTCAGCAGATTCAGTTATTATCTCTGTCGTTCTTTGTTCAAAGCTGCAACAAATCAGAGTGAAATGTCAACAACACCTTCACTTCCCTCTCAGACGGTGAGCCTCTTAATCAAAGCACTAAAATAtggattagtgcagctttaagtatatttagTCCCCTTAAGAGTTTCACAATGAGATTAATACCACAAACATGTAACCTTTTGACAAGAGGGCAaataattgaatattttaacttgtGTGTTCAACTTTTCCTTTGATATTATTAACATGACTACATGATTTGCCATTTTAATCTTCTTTTTGCTTATttaccaaattattttttatgtttattatttgaatatatgttttttacaaaagaaCTGTGCTTTGACTCAGGCAGGCAAACAGATGATTGATAAATAGATCAAATTATaatatacatacatgcatatcAATGTATTACTCAATATTCCTCATTGGCCAGCATCTGTGCTGACATTGATGTATCTATGATATGTGCTGTGGAATTTGTCTCAATATCAATAACAGTCGGGAAGGgtcagttaaaataaaaaaagaacaaactgaaaGCAGACACTTCAGACACTATGAATTGACTTTCTAATTATAGTTCGCTGTCTACAAGCCTCCATAGTCATATCTTTGGTCCGAGAAAAAACAGTCATCTGCACTTTCCAGCATTTTCACGAGGTTATCTGTTCAACTATCTGTACTGATTTATTGATTACATTGTCAGTGACCTGCTGCATGGACTTGGACTTGTAAAGCCCAGTGCTCACTGTAAAAACCATTGACTTGATAGTTTTAAACACTGCACCGTGTTACCTTCAGTGTATTTACGAGGTCTCAATGGCTATCGGCCAATAGCCCTGACATCAATTGcgatgaagtgctttgagagaCTTGTACTATCCCACATCAAGGCCAACATCCCCACTGATCTGGACAGCCACCAGTTTGTCTCAATAGCACTTCATACATCCTGTCCCATCTGGAGCATCCAAACACTTACGCCAGGATGCTATTTAGTCCCCCATAAACTGGTAAACAAACTCAATAACCTTGGATTACCCACTACACTCTGCTCATGGATTAtggacttcctcacaaacagaccaCAAACCGTCAGAATGGGCAATCGcacatcctccaccctcatcctccaccctcacccTGAACACAGGAGCAGGGCTGTGTGCTCAGTCCTGCCCTTTTCACCCTTCACACCCATGACTGCACACCCATCCACTCCTCTAACATTATAGTGAAGTTCGCTGATGACACCACTATAGTAGGACTGATATCAGACGACAAGGAGGCGCACTATAGAGAGGAGGTACAACATCTGGTTGAGTGGTGTACTGACAATAACCTGGTTCTTAACACTACAAAAACCAAAGAGATCATCGTGGATTTCAGGAGAACCAGGAATCCCATCACAAAGGATTTGACATGGGCCCTTAACACCTCCCACCTGGTGAAGAAAGCCCAAAAGAGGCTCTTCTTCTTAGTCAATTTTTACAGGAGCACCATAGAGACAATTCTCTGCCACTGCGCCACCCTGTGGTACACCAGCTGCACAGCAGAGAACCGGAGAGACTTGGCCCAGGTAGTTAAAACAGCGCAGAGGATCGTAGGAACCAAGCTCCCGACTCTGGACACAGTACATGCTAGCCGTCTACACGAGAAGGCTAGCAACATCAGCAAGGACCCAAAACACCCAGGTCACAGTCCGTTGTCCCCCTGCCATCGGGGAGAAGGTacagagcaataaaaacacgcacaaacagactgaggaacagcttcttccccagagctgtgacacacacacacacacacacacacacacacacacacacacacacacacacacacacacacacacacacacacacacacacacacacacacacacacctgtagctGCAACTCAGTCCTAAACGGCTAGCACCAACCCCCCACCAAGCTGCTGAAAAATACCCTGGAACACTTTATACTGTTTGcactgccaaaacaaatgtttacactgcactgtttgcacacattttaaatactcacttgctgtacatagtaatgtttttgttccttttgtatatttttatcttgtatattgttattatcattattattattattattcactgtTGCTGGCTAACTGAGAGCTACCAAAACAAAATGTCGTTGTATCACTGCAATGAAACTAAAAACCTGTTATGTCTTTACGAGGTTTCAAGATCCGATTCGTAGCTGCAGTGTCTTGTTCGCGAGGCAGGTTACAGCCTGGCAGTTTTATGATTCCCATAAAAACTTAACGAATCATAagctctgtgtctttgtgttgcagGTAAAAAGGATGTCGCAGTTGTTTGGGAACTCGACCCCTGTAATGATCGGGTTTGGAAAAACACCAATAAACCTTTGAACCCAAATTAGACAGTTAAAATAAGCCATCTTTAACAAAGCAAACCAACCTGCTCCGGGGGTCCAACTTCCTGCCGTCCACAGTGCACGCTTGGTGAGTCGTGAAATTATTACCTGTAAGTCATAGATGCTAAACTCGCTCTCCTCTGGGAGTCTAAGTAGCTCCTCTTTAAATAAGCTGTAGCAGGAGCTTCAATTACAGGCAGAACACTTGTGGAATCTTGTCAGCGCAGAAAGGGCCCGGGGTGCTTTTTTATGAGGATATCCTGATGTGTTCCTGGCCAAGGACGTGTTCCGTCCTTCCTTCCCTGCCTGGTAGGAAGATATCTGAGGAAGCTCCAGGATGAAGACAATGTGACACACGGACGCTCACATCAGAGGCCTCTGTCATGACACGCATGGAATTCAGTGAGAGTTTTTCAACTTGGTCAACGGTGGCTGGAAATGTACTGAGCTGAAGGAAATCCACCAAGTTTCAACATCAGTGATGACTCACTTGAAGAAGAAGCTTGTTGGATTCCTATCACAGATCAAAGTGAAACCGATTTTCAGTTGGAGATTTACACAAAATCATCAATTCTGATAAACACAAGTAATTATTGGGAGTcatttttccattctttttaGACTGTTTAAATGGGGAGCAACAGTCCAGAGTGTGGATTTTCTGTCATGtgatcagaaaaatgtaaagagaTGTGTCCTAAACTAACTGACCTTATGGGTTTCTAGCAAAGATGAATTAGTGGCCGAGCCTACTGGAGAAGACCCTGGGGCCCAAACTGTCAGGGTTCCACCCCTGGACTTCACCTACAAAGTTTCACTTAAAGAGAAAGGTACATAAACCAGAAtgacaaaaagactacaaaagaCACCAAAACAACTGGGATATactcaaaacagctgcaaagagacacagacaatCCAAACtacttcaaaaacaaacagaatgaccacaaaaagacacaaaacaaccacaaaaagacacaaaacaaccacaaagtgactacaaagacacaatatTACTACAAGTGAAATAAACTAGCTACAAGGACCCTAATACtgactgcaaagagacacaaaacaaccacaaagagaatcagaattactacaaagagacaaaaaaatgacctcagagacacacaacaaccacaaagagacataaagtaACCACAGAGTGCGACAAAGAAACTacaaaagaaatcaaaacaattaCCAAAAGGCTAATGTTGGTAGGGTCTTCACATGTCTCTGTCCAGGGGCCTATTGTCTCATAATCCTTCTATCGAGTCgttgttgcattaaattaacaataacttccattattgtttattgtgtgtggtGTTGTGGTGCAAGAGAAGTTCAAATTTGTTGAACTTTGACCCCCAAATTGTACTAACCTTAAGGCCCTATTGAgaacaggaaataaaatgtgatcTATTCCTGGATACCTTATCTAATTTGTACTTTGCATTTACACATGATGTTAAAATGCGTTGTTGTTATCTTGATTGTTTCTGCATTGTGATTGGATTTCAGTTTGCTACTTGGTTAGGCTTGATTGGCTGCATTCCAGGTTAAGGAAAAACGCACGTTAgctattgtctgtgtttgactTCGTCGTCATTTGCTGAGTTAGTGGTCATCTTAGTGAATGAAAAAGGCGGAGTTAGATTAACCCTGatgatttagttttaaaatgtggtCATGCTGTACAGGTTGAATTTACACCTGACATTATCATGCCTTTATTCTAATCCTTTTAATATAATCCAGAAACGGATCATCATTTAATGCCAAGGGTACATATGAGCATAGGAGGCTGCTTATATTTCTGCAATTAAACCTggcagataaaataataatgtgttaaCAGATACAACGGTTAATCGTCATCCTACTGGCTGATACTGAAAAGCTTTTTTGATCGATCCTTGACCCCACCTCTCCCTAAAGCGCTACATTCTTGCTCACAGATGGGCTGGAATTTAGGCAACAGATATTTCCCTCTTGTCAGATACAGACATGAATAAAAGCATCATAATGACTGCACTTTATTCAGGCGTGCCAGGACGTTGATATTGTGCATACTGGCACACCTAAATGGAAAGCATCCATAACTGATGGAATTTCTTCAGTCCAAGGTGTTCTTGCAATGATAtctcaaaatgtctgcagtgagAAAGGTTACtcttattcaaacattttacaaaatactaAACAACATTGATTTGGCTCCAGCGTCCAGTCAGAATATCTCTAAATAGCAGAGCCTGGGTTGATTTTAGTGTAGTGGGTTTAGACGCCTGTCAATCAAGCCCCTCCcccaaaattattaaaattcatACCTCATTTTAATCCTTAATATCTTATTAGAATGTTATTTTCACGTCAGATGTTTCTTAATTTGTCATGTTGTGATTGTTATGAAATATTTGTAGTATTGATTGGTGCAAAGATTTCTTATTATAGTACCTCCAACTTCTTTAGTGCGGTTTAGCCTTTGACTTGTTTAGGGCTTATCTGGTTCCCCATCATGCAGATGTTTTCACCAGGACTATTCTTGGTCTTGTGGTTGTTTTGACTGAGAGTCTTGTTGGCATTTGTTTCTGACTTGTCTCTTTCTCATGGGTGACTTGGACTTGTCTTGGtcttgtgtgtattttgtttcaGACTTGTCTTTGTTTCATGGGTGTTCTGATGCGGCTCTGACTCAGTTGCTTAGGTGATTTGATCCGGACTGGTCCCAAACTTTTGGATCTTTGACTAAGTATATGTCTCAAGGTGTTTTGACTCCAATCTGTCTCTGACTTTTGGATGTTTTCACTAGGACTCGTTTAGGTGCTTTAACTCTTGACTTCTTTCAGTCTTGTGGGTGCATTGACTCAGACCCATGGGTGTTTTAACTACCAAAGTCTTCATTTTAACTGTATAGTTTTGCACATAAATGGCCTTGATTACAGCCCTgatggaaataaatatttagataataaatatttaaggtatatatttaagaaatacttttttgctgtgtatttttcattaatCTGATTGTATTAAGCTGTTTATCAATCTTTGGATAGTTTgtcaataaaaccaaaagaatgcaaatatattgttttcagAAAAGCATTTATTAAGGTGACTTGTGgtttagaattaaaataaatcagtattGTTACTgacatggggaaaaaaaacattacaattttgtaatttacaaaatgcataattttgacatgtatttttcttttgtttaaataaacacagacaatacCGATGGAATGTGGATGAGACCAtaatttcatcaaattacaCACCGTATTCTTAATGACCACATAATGAAATCTATGGATCGGCAGGGAGTGCAGTTCTGAAAACGGTTGACAGATTAAACCCGGATGAGCCTGACCGTGGTCGGCTTAATCAGTCTGGGTGAACAGCTCCACCCCGCGTAGCACTGGCAGGTGAAGTTCTCGGCCCAGACGTTCAGGTCGGCGTCAGAGGGGAGCCCGATCGCCATGTACTTCCTGTCGGCCCGCACGATGCTGAAGTTGGCGGGGTTCAGGTGCAGGTACTGGTCGGAGTTGTAGCTCTTCCTGACGCAGCGGCCTCTCCGCTGGCACAAGACCTCGCTGCAGAGCATGGCGGCCGCCGTCACGTTGGCGATGTACGGGTTTAAGGTGGACGTCAGGTACTCGGACAGGGACTCACAGGCAGCCTAAAGGGACGGGATGCAACTCAGGTTTATTAGGACAACAAGTCAGTTACGAGAGAAATGTAACATAGGTTGAGCGGAAATGGGAAATaaaagttaagttaaaaaatctaaataaatcttgtaaaatatttaaataacatgttGTATCCCATTTAGTGTTAAATCTTGCATTTTAATCAACTGTGTTTTTGAGTTGGAAAACTATACATCAACTTCTATGCATCAGGAAGAAATTTAACTCtgaaccacaaatgtcaacctgcaGGTGGCACTACAGAACATTTCAAAGCATCACCAAAATAAGTTTGATTCTCTGAGGGAACCCAAATGTTTGTACCTAATGCATGACAATCCCTCCAATTGTTATTTAAGTAACCAACCGAAAGTCCAAATCAATAAGTTTAAACATCACTTTCACACAATTAATGTCAATTCATTTAGACAACACACAGAAGCACATTGTGAATTCTTTCACAGCTGTTAGTTGAGATTACAAACAGTGCAGCGTCACAGCTGTCATTTCCTcctaaaacaggaaacaaaggcggtttatttatttgctgattAAAGCCTGGTCATCTGTGTTCCCCTTTTCAGGAGTTTCCAGTATGTTCTCATGACTGCAGactcacacagagacattaAAAGTGACACTAGTATGAAGAAAAAGGGATGATTAGAGACAGTTTCTCTACATGCATTTTAGCATATTTGACTGGGAGCAGACCAACCAGTGTTTTACCTTGTTGTTGTAGTCTTTGGTTCCTCCCCACATTACGACCCCTGAGGCTCCCAGAGCTGCAGACTCTCCTATGGTGCTCACCAGATCGGTCTGAAAGAGGACGAACCACAGAAAAGATTCAATACATTcctaacaaataaataaaaaaaatctacgaTCAACACCATAAGCGTTAACTACTTTAAGCAACCATTACCACAGACTGAAAATGATGTTGACGGGACAGATTTGTCAGTCACAGGTGATGCCTGAtagcatttttgtttgtttcacaggTTTAATTTTTAGATGGTGGATCTCCCAAAGCAAAGGCATCACCACGGAAGAATCCTTTACAACCTGAGCTTAGTGCACAAGTAACTctgaggaactttcattttctgtcagttttggtggtccctgtggacaaaagtggtagtttTTCAGAGCAcaagagtccctttagaaaacctctcattttactgcagcagttgTCTAACAGTCTGGCCCTCACAGTCCTAGTTCTGGTTCTACCgggcctcccttccctccagcgggtccagcaatacggcctggctccgatgacgagctttaagaataactttatagaaacagacttctgtttctctctgatggtctcgtttactgatggaggtaatatagaggatcaggactaaactgagactgtttcataatcAGTTAAAAGACTGGgagaaacttttgactggttatgaaacagtctcaaatGAATATGAAGGTGTTAACACAGCAGACCCAAATGAATCTTCGGCGGGAGGAGGAAAGCTCAGCTCCTGGCAGCGgcttctcctcctccggccAGGACCAGAACTCCACGCAGCTGTAGACCTAGGCAGTATTGCTGGACCAGGGTCCAGGGAGAagggttttctaaagggactgtggtgctcagaaacactaccacttttgtccacagggacagacaaaatcaacataaaaagaaTGTTCCTTCTAGGAATTTAAGCTCGTTTTACCTGGGTCTCGAACTTCTTGGTCTGGTCCCGGTACAGTGGCCTGGAGTAGACGTAGATTGGCATGGTGTATGGACGTTTGGGCAGCGCAGCGACCCTTAGCGCCTCCTGGACACGGTTGCGGACGTAGAGCTTGGACTTGGGGGAATTTCTCATGCTCTGACCCAGGTAGACGGAGGGGAAGAGGGCAGTGCTGCGCTCCCATAGCCACAGCATCTGGTTGTTCTGTTCCTGGATCTTCTTGGAGCACTTCCCTGTGTAGCCGGGCTTCTTCCAGTCATAGTTAAAGCAGTCGGGGAACAGGTAGAAGCCCCAGCGGCGGCTCGGACGCTCGCCGATGCCAAGGCTGATGGTCTTCTCCATGAAGTGCCGCCCAGCTTGCTGGAACTGGCTCTTTGCCAGTGAGGAAATCTCCTTAGATGCCAAAAACGGGGCCATCTGCAGGGCGTGAGTGATGGACAGCTTCTTATAAATACGTTTCGACCCCCAGTTCTGATCCCACAGTGGGCGCCAGGACTCCCAGTCGATGACAGCGAGCCCAGGGGAGGAATCCTGGGAGATGTATTCATCGATTTGACTCCGTGCCTTGGTCAGGTGCTCCGTCAGGTTGGCCTGTTGGGGGACCCCGCCTCTGTAGAGCTTACGTTTGTAGGTGTCGACTTTGGGGTAGAGGCCGAGGCGGTCCTCGTAGAAGATGGTGAGGAACTGACCTGGGACTGCGGAGGGCGTGGTCACTGCCTGGAAGGCCGCCGTGTCCAGCGGGATTTCAAACAGCCGACATTGGACGGTGGGGGCGTTCCATATGGCCACAAAGGGGTGGTCGTGGATCAGCGGCGGCTCAGTAGGCGGGAGTGCGAGGACGGCGCAGACTGATCCAACGATACAGAGGGCGACGCAGGACAGGAAGTACGAGGCCATCGCGGTGTCTCTGGACAAATGGAAGAAAGACAGCAAATAAGGTTCAGTCCCAATTCATCCATGTgtcaaaacatgcaaaatactTACATGAACTGTGCtacaaaatatagatatatgtgGTTTCTGTATATCGAAGTCAATGGGTGCGTCCATAGACtttatgtaagaagtggacgtagtcatcgtgacatcaccgATTGATTTGTGGACTACCGCTTTGAAGCCTCGAGTGCAGCAATTGCGCCTTCGCAACCTTGTATTACGACTGCCgccatgttgttatttataaaaaccaatgaacagaagttaccatattttgaATGCGAAGGAGTGATGTTGAGAGTCCGAATGCGCtttggtagagacctgtcaatcacaaggtagcagAATCTTTGGCTGTTTTCGCTCTCTGTATCATTTCTCAGTGGACTGTTGGCAAATGCTGATTGTTTTGTGAATGTATAATGTTTAACTTTTACAAGTTAATACTGTGTTAATGTAGTTTACTGAGTCCAGATGGTTTGTGGATCatctataaaatataattttaaggCTTAAATTGTTTTAACTCTTGATTTCCTTGTTTTGATTAGATTTGtaggattaaaaaaagtcatagtacacattaataacataatGTTAATTTGTTTCTATTTACTTCTTACTTTTTCAACATCCGACCAGGGACAAAGAAAGATGATACATCTGTAGACGGACATATAAAATcatcttaaattatttattgacCGGTCTCTCTTATAAAACATGTAATGCATCTCAAGATACTTCCTGAAAGATAAAACGTGATAcgaaaacagaataaaatgattCTGCTTATGGTTGGAATAAATCcaaaaaaggaagacaaaactatatatatatctacattacattacattacattacagtcatttagcagacgcttttatccaaagcgacttacagtcagtagtatattacatatcattcacccattcacacactgatgacaggctaccatcaaggtgccaccatcagactctaactaacatcaCTAACATATCTAAAGATGAACTTtatataaactaaatatatcctctctgctgctgtaatcctgcaaatttccccgctgcgggactaataaaggattatcttattttatttttatatattttataagatGTTTATTTGGTATATTCCAAATATATTTGTCATGACACGGTTTTTATGAAGATTAACACAAAATCAATAGAACAGTTTACTGTCGCTAGAAAATTTGCAGAAAAACtccaaaatacaaattatacaGATGTTCAGATGATCGACTccacattatttatatatatatatatatatatatatatatatatacatatttacattaatattatGTTTCATAACATGTCATGAGTTCCTACCTGCTGCTCTCTTCTGAAGGACTGCTGTCTGAACTTCTTCGCGTCtcgtttttttttgctgcttcatGTGTCAGAGGAAACGGTTTCTTCACTCGGATTGATCGTTATCTGATCGATGTCACGTCGGCTCCACATTTAGTGAGTTGTTGAAAGAGTTGAAGGGTTCCGGGGTCGGTGCCTTGCTCAGGAGCAAGCTAACactatttgttgttattttttattttatcatggTTTTATTCACATTCACAATTTGCAACGCGGATGAATATTCGTATATAGCAGTTTGAAATGGTCAAAGCCAAACGTATAAAGTTGAAAGACTTTGGGATGAATTTCTGATGACAATGAAGAAACATTtggttgatttaaaaacaaccacCAAGTACCAAAATTGCTTTGTTGAAGTAAAGGGACGAGAGTTCATCAGatcttttagtttttcaaattaaatgacaCTTTCGCTAATAACCATTTAATATAATAGATATTTTGAAGGTATCgtatacaaaatacattttatctaAGTGCAAGCAGTGccttaaagaatatttttttaatcaagtatttctattttaaaacaagATGCCCCTCAGTCACAAAAACacttatgcttttattttctgcaattttCTGCAATTTTCTCACAATGGCAGAGTCTTAAAGAATGGGATAATTATTTTGGTTGGCTAtttattatgtaaatgtaaaccaAGATCCTAACAATTCTTGGGTGTTTTGATCATAATTGATTAAAGTATTGACAGCTGCTTGTTTAAAGTTAAACTTCCCTCTTCGTGAGCCGACGTGTCGCATGCAGTCACCTTAAGTTGCCTTTTGTTTAACTTCTCTATTTCTATGTTACAGTGTTTATAGAGATAAAGTGCAGACGGAGTTGCAGAACCGTCGAGCGTCACATCTTATATGGAAAttctttaaaaggaaaaacccCTTAAGATTTCCCATCTCGTTTACAAGGGGGTCCTCAAAGACAATTATACAAGCACAACtgacagataaaacaaaattaaaaataacaactcTTGCCAATCAGCTTGCATGTATCGTCATTTATCGTTATTTCTACTTTATTTCTGAATTAAGAGaatgactttgtgttttaaatgtcttttcaatttataaaagtataataatctgtttttttatcatttaaaatagtGTTAAAAACGTTGGTCTCTTTCTTCTTGTGGCGTAGCCAGTGGAAACCTTCTTGTTTGGTGGTTGAT
This is a stretch of genomic DNA from Anoplopoma fimbria isolate UVic2021 breed Golden Eagle Sablefish chromosome 19, Afim_UVic_2022, whole genome shotgun sequence. It encodes these proteins:
- the LOC129108671 gene encoding hyaluronidase-1-like isoform X1 — protein: MLKKDTAMASYFLSCVALCIVGSVCAVLALPPTEPPLIHDHPFVAIWNAPTVQCRLFEIPLDTAAFQAVTTPSAVPGQFLTIFYEDRLGLYPKVDTYKRKLYRGGVPQQANLTEHLTKARSQIDEYISQDSSPGLAVIDWESWRPLWDQNWGSKRIYKKLSITHALQMAPFLASKEISSLAKSQFQQAGRHFMEKTISLGIGERPSRRWGFYLFPDCFNYDWKKPGYTGKCSKKIQEQNNQMLWLWERSTALFPSVYLGQSMRNSPKSKLYVRNRVQEALRVAALPKRPYTMPIYVYSRPLYRDQTKKFETQTDLVSTIGESAALGASGVVMWGGTKDYNNKAACESLSEYLTSTLNPYIANVTAAAMLCSEVLCQRRGRCVRKSYNSDQYLHLNPANFSIVRADRKYMAIGLPSDADLNVWAENFTCQCYAGWSCSPRLIKPTTVRLIRV
- the LOC129108671 gene encoding hyaluronidase-1-like isoform X2, encoding MASYFLSCVALCIVGSVCAVLALPPTEPPLIHDHPFVAIWNAPTVQCRLFEIPLDTAAFQAVTTPSAVPGQFLTIFYEDRLGLYPKVDTYKRKLYRGGVPQQANLTEHLTKARSQIDEYISQDSSPGLAVIDWESWRPLWDQNWGSKRIYKKLSITHALQMAPFLASKEISSLAKSQFQQAGRHFMEKTISLGIGERPSRRWGFYLFPDCFNYDWKKPGYTGKCSKKIQEQNNQMLWLWERSTALFPSVYLGQSMRNSPKSKLYVRNRVQEALRVAALPKRPYTMPIYVYSRPLYRDQTKKFETQTDLVSTIGESAALGASGVVMWGGTKDYNNKAACESLSEYLTSTLNPYIANVTAAAMLCSEVLCQRRGRCVRKSYNSDQYLHLNPANFSIVRADRKYMAIGLPSDADLNVWAENFTCQCYAGWSCSPRLIKPTTVRLIRV